The Chlorogloeopsis sp. ULAP01 genome window below encodes:
- a CDS encoding HlyD family efflux transporter periplasmic adaptor subunit, whose product MSRAREETRLNEQPQVLWAIAIVLPVTVAAGVLAMAKLEQLQKLNEPVTSKPVVNSIHAMGRLEPQGEVIKLSAPAGVQGGTRVEQLFVKEGERVKKGQVIAILDNFATNTAVVEEARARLLEARANWAQVKAGMPRDIQAQKAVIARLQAQLRGEAVAQQALINRVEAELRGQQDVFRATVARIQAEQRNALVDAQRYDFLYTEGAISQQERDRRRLSATTTTQQLAESQASRRQAIATLQQQIAEAKVNRDKTIAILQQQIDEERTRLQRIQEVSPNSMQIAQAQVVNAIAALKKAEAQLRLSYLKAPIAGEILKIHTKSGETMSVDGIAEIGRTDQMMVVAEVSEDSIGKVRLGQEVTITSDNGAFSGELQGTVAEIGRKVGKKDVLNTDPAADVDARVVEVRIALSPSDSAKVAGLTYAKVVVGIKI is encoded by the coding sequence ATGTCAAGGGCAAGAGAAGAGACAAGGTTAAACGAACAGCCTCAGGTTTTGTGGGCGATCGCTATAGTTCTACCGGTAACAGTTGCTGCTGGAGTGCTAGCTATGGCTAAACTAGAGCAACTTCAAAAGCTCAACGAGCCTGTAACCAGCAAGCCTGTTGTGAATAGTATTCATGCAATGGGACGCTTGGAGCCGCAAGGAGAAGTAATTAAGCTTTCTGCTCCAGCAGGAGTTCAAGGAGGCACACGAGTTGAGCAACTCTTTGTCAAAGAGGGAGAACGTGTTAAAAAAGGCCAAGTAATTGCTATTCTTGATAACTTTGCTACCAACACAGCAGTAGTAGAAGAAGCAAGAGCAAGACTCTTAGAAGCTAGAGCCAACTGGGCGCAAGTCAAAGCTGGTATGCCAAGGGACATTCAAGCTCAAAAAGCTGTTATTGCTCGTTTACAAGCTCAGTTACGTGGTGAAGCAGTTGCTCAACAAGCATTGATAAATCGTGTCGAAGCCGAATTGCGAGGGCAACAAGATGTTTTCAGAGCAACGGTGGCTCGCATCCAAGCTGAACAACGTAATGCCCTAGTTGATGCTCAACGCTACGATTTTTTATATACAGAAGGTGCAATTTCCCAACAAGAACGCGACAGGAGACGCCTAAGTGCCACAACCACTACTCAACAATTAGCTGAGAGCCAAGCCAGCCGCAGACAGGCGATCGCTACTTTGCAACAGCAAATTGCGGAAGCTAAAGTTAACCGGGACAAAACTATAGCTATTTTGCAACAACAAATCGACGAAGAAAGAACTAGATTGCAAAGAATTCAAGAAGTTAGTCCTAACAGTATGCAAATAGCACAAGCTCAAGTTGTGAATGCGATCGCAGCTCTAAAAAAGGCGGAAGCACAGCTGCGGTTGAGCTATCTTAAAGCACCTATTGCCGGAGAAATTCTCAAAATTCACACCAAATCCGGAGAAACTATGAGTGTGGATGGCATTGCTGAAATTGGGCGAACAGATCAAATGATGGTTGTTGCGGAAGTTTCTGAAGATAGTATTGGTAAAGTACGTTTAGGTCAAGAAGTGACAATCACCAGCGACAATGGAGCTTTTAGCGGTGAATTGCAGGGAACTGTAGCAGAGATTGGTAGAAAAGTTGGTAAGAAAGACGTACTAAATACAGATCCAGCCGCAGATGTTGATGCCAGAGTCGTAGAAGTCAGGATTGCTCTATCTCCATCAGATAGTGCAAAGGTTGCAGGTTTAACTTATGCCAAAGTTGTTGTTGGTATCAAAATTTAA
- the devC gene encoding ABC transporter permease DevC: protein MFGGKLPLAWLQIKREKTRLAVALAGIAFADILMFMQLGFRDSLYYSNVRFHNSLQGDIVLISPQSSALLSLKPFSQRRLYRALDLPAVQSVHPIYLDYTSWKNPVTGIPRNLLVVGINPTANILKIPGLEQNLDNIKLPDVVLYDRASRQEYGPIVADFTQGKIVTAEVQRRLIKVGGLFTLGASFGADGNLITSDVNFLRIFPFRQQGLVSIGLIRLKPGTNVETVAKDLRNYLQPDVKVLTKQEFIDQERQFWASSTAIGFIFTLGTIMGFIVGTVIVYQILYTEVADHLVEYATLKAIGYEHKYFLVVILQEALILAILGYLPGFAFALFLYQKAREATLLPVFMSFARAIQVLILTIIMCFISGAIAVRKLRSADPADIF from the coding sequence ATGTTTGGCGGAAAACTTCCTCTAGCGTGGCTACAAATAAAACGTGAAAAAACACGTTTAGCTGTAGCTTTAGCAGGAATTGCCTTTGCCGATATTCTAATGTTTATGCAACTCGGTTTTCGAGATTCTTTGTATTACAGTAACGTTAGATTTCATAACAGCTTACAAGGTGATATAGTTCTGATTAGTCCTCAGTCTAGCGCTCTGCTATCGCTAAAACCTTTTTCCCAACGTCGGTTATATCGAGCTTTAGATTTACCAGCAGTACAATCGGTACATCCCATATATTTGGACTATACTAGTTGGAAAAATCCTGTTACGGGAATACCCCGTAATCTTCTTGTTGTTGGTATTAATCCAACAGCTAACATATTAAAAATACCTGGATTAGAGCAGAATTTAGATAATATAAAATTACCTGATGTAGTTTTATATGATAGAGCTTCTCGGCAGGAATATGGCCCAATTGTCGCTGACTTTACTCAAGGTAAAATTGTCACCGCAGAAGTTCAAAGAAGACTGATTAAAGTAGGAGGATTATTTACCCTGGGTGCATCATTTGGTGCAGATGGAAACTTAATTACTAGTGATGTAAATTTTTTGAGAATATTTCCCTTTCGGCAACAAGGATTAGTTAGTATTGGACTGATTAGATTAAAACCTGGAACAAATGTAGAAACAGTTGCTAAAGATTTGAGAAATTATTTACAACCAGATGTGAAGGTGTTAACTAAGCAAGAATTTATTGATCAAGAAAGGCAATTTTGGGCAAGCAGCACAGCAATAGGATTTATTTTCACCTTAGGGACAATCATGGGCTTTATCGTTGGAACTGTGATTGTTTATCAAATTCTCTATACCGAAGTTGCAGATCATCTTGTTGAGTACGCCACTCTCAAAGCTATCGGTTACGAACATAAATATTTTTTAGTTGTAATTTTACAAGAAGCCTTAATTTTGGCAATTTTAGGATATTTGCCAGGGTTTGCTTTTGCACTATTTTTATATCAAAAGGCTAGAGAAGCAACTCTATTACCAGTTTTCATGAGTTTTGCACGAGCAATACAAGTACTAATTTTAACGATTATTATGTGTTTTATTTCTGGTGCAATTGCTGTCAGAAAATTACGTTCTGCTGACCCCGCAGATATTTTTTAA
- a CDS encoding DevA family ABC transporter ATP-binding protein: protein MKREPVISIKHLNHYYGKGALRRQILFDINLDIYSGEIVIMTGPSGSGKTTLLSLIGGLRSVQEGSLKFLGEELYRASQAKLVSLRRNIGYIFQAHNLLEFLTARQNVQMAVELNKYISQQEAIAKAEAILRSVGLGPRVNYYPDSLSGGQKQRIAIARALVNNPPLVLADEPTAALDKQSGRDVVEIMQHLAKEKGTSILLVTHDNRILDIADRIVEMEDGILVRQSNSTIESYESRVRKNNS, encoded by the coding sequence ATGAAAAGAGAACCTGTAATTTCCATTAAACATCTCAATCATTACTATGGTAAAGGTGCATTGAGAAGACAAATTTTATTTGATATAAACCTGGATATTTATTCAGGGGAGATTGTCATTATGACAGGGCCATCAGGTTCAGGAAAGACTACTCTACTCAGCTTAATTGGTGGTTTAAGATCTGTACAAGAAGGTAGTTTAAAATTTCTAGGTGAAGAACTGTATAGAGCTAGTCAAGCCAAACTAGTTAGCCTGCGGCGTAATATTGGTTATATTTTTCAAGCTCATAACTTATTAGAGTTTTTAACCGCTAGGCAAAACGTACAAATGGCGGTAGAACTAAATAAATATATTTCTCAACAAGAAGCTATTGCTAAAGCAGAAGCAATTCTGAGATCAGTTGGTTTAGGGCCACGGGTTAACTACTATCCTGACAGTCTTTCTGGCGGACAAAAGCAAAGAATTGCGATCGCTCGCGCTTTGGTAAATAATCCTCCATTAGTTTTAGCGGACGAACCGACAGCAGCTTTAGATAAACAATCAGGACGAGATGTTGTGGAAATCATGCAGCATCTTGCGAAAGAAAAAGGAACTTCTATCTTGTTGGTAACTCACGATAACCGAATTTTGGATATCGCCGATCGCATTGTAGAAATGGAAGATGGTATTTTAGTTCGTCAATCAAATAGTACGATAGAAAGTTACGAGTCAAGAGTCAGAAAAAATAATTCATAA
- a CDS encoding photosystem II manganese-stabilizing polypeptide, giving the protein MRFRAVIVALLALCLGVLTACSEGPAAGSTDLLTYDQIKGTGLANKCPQLTETSRGSIPIDAGQSYIIKELCLEPTQFFVKGEPTNKRQKPQYIAGKLLTRKTYSLDQIQGDLKVNSDGSLTFVEKDGFDFQAATVKLPGGEMVPFLFTVKGLVAQSQPGMTSINTSTDFEGSFRVPSYRGATFLDPKGRGVASGYDNAVALPAQSDEEELLRANVKRADVLEGKISLSIAKVDNATGEIAGTFESEQPSDTDLGADEPEEVKVRGIFYARVEPARA; this is encoded by the coding sequence ATGAGGTTTCGCGCTGTAATTGTTGCACTCTTGGCTTTATGCTTGGGAGTACTAACTGCTTGTAGTGAAGGCCCTGCTGCTGGTAGTACAGATTTACTTACTTACGACCAAATCAAAGGCACTGGCTTGGCTAACAAGTGTCCTCAACTAACAGAAACAAGTCGCGGCTCCATTCCTATTGATGCCGGGCAGTCTTACATCATAAAAGAACTTTGTTTAGAACCTACTCAATTCTTTGTGAAAGGAGAACCAACTAATAAACGGCAAAAACCACAATATATTGCTGGCAAACTATTGACTCGTAAAACCTACTCACTCGATCAGATTCAAGGTGATCTGAAAGTGAACTCAGACGGTAGTCTCACCTTTGTGGAAAAAGATGGCTTTGACTTCCAGGCTGCTACCGTCAAGTTACCTGGTGGTGAAATGGTACCTTTCTTGTTTACAGTCAAAGGTTTGGTTGCTCAATCACAACCTGGTATGACTAGCATTAATACTTCCACTGATTTTGAAGGTTCTTTCAGAGTGCCTTCGTACCGTGGTGCGACTTTCCTCGATCCTAAAGGACGTGGTGTTGCCAGTGGTTATGATAACGCTGTAGCTCTTCCTGCCCAATCTGATGAGGAAGAACTCCTTCGCGCCAATGTCAAGCGTGCTGATGTGCTTGAAGGCAAGATTTCCCTGTCTATAGCTAAAGTAGATAATGCTACTGGTGAAATTGCAGGTACTTTTGAGAGCGAACAGCCCTCTGATACCGATTTAGGCGCTGACGAGCCAGAGGAAGTCAAAGTTCGTGGCATTTTCTATGCTCGCGTTGAACCAGCTCGTGCCTAA
- a CDS encoding FtsQ-type POTRA domain-containing protein, with the protein MAGIVSVSRKVLAGRRKKLRQKRQAKIFQAIWRSLAVTGLASSLLWVTLQPIWVLKNPDDIVISGNQLLSDETVESFLKLSYPQSLWRIQPSRIASSLQQQPTIAQAIVTRRLFPPGLVVQIHERIPVAVAQMHREQAKNTNDNKKLSVSLLDAHGVVMPLEQFTSLNSTVKVPSLKVIGSPEHYRSYWAELYLAVSQSAVKVIEIDWQDPTNLILKTEIGKVHFGVPSSRLPEQIKLLAQMRHLPLQLSPNQIDYIDLKNPDHPIVQMNQTQRKINSRTP; encoded by the coding sequence ATGGCTGGTATAGTATCAGTTTCTCGTAAAGTTCTAGCCGGGCGGCGTAAGAAACTACGTCAAAAGCGGCAAGCAAAAATTTTTCAAGCTATTTGGCGATCTCTCGCCGTTACTGGTTTGGCAAGTAGTTTGCTGTGGGTAACGCTTCAACCAATTTGGGTTCTCAAAAATCCCGATGACATAGTAATTTCGGGTAATCAATTACTTTCGGATGAGACTGTAGAGTCTTTTTTGAAGCTCTCTTATCCTCAGTCTTTGTGGCGAATCCAACCATCTCGAATTGCATCTTCATTGCAGCAGCAACCGACTATCGCACAGGCGATCGTAACTCGTCGTCTTTTTCCTCCCGGATTAGTAGTGCAAATTCACGAAAGAATACCTGTGGCAGTTGCTCAAATGCATCGAGAACAGGCAAAAAATACTAATGACAACAAAAAATTATCTGTGAGTTTACTAGATGCTCATGGAGTAGTCATGCCTTTAGAACAATTTACTTCACTCAATTCCACAGTGAAAGTACCGTCTTTAAAAGTCATTGGCTCGCCAGAACACTACCGTTCTTACTGGGCTGAACTATATCTCGCTGTAAGTCAATCTGCTGTAAAAGTAATAGAGATTGATTGGCAAGATCCAACGAATTTAATTTTGAAAACAGAAATAGGTAAGGTACATTTCGGTGTTCCTAGTTCCCGGTTACCTGAACAAATCAAATTACTAGCTCAGATGCGCCATTTACCCTTACAACTCAGTCCCAATCAAATAGATTATATAGATTTGAAAAACCCAGATCATCCTATAGTACAAATGAACCAAACTCAAAGAAAAATTAATTCCAGGACTCCCTAA
- the ftsZ gene encoding cell division protein FtsZ, with translation MTLDNNQGLTYRNSQSPGQSAFSLAVNSANPFNHSGLNFGQNNDSKKIPNEDTRIGDIVPGRVANIKVIGVGGGGSNAVNRMIASDVSGVEFWSINTDAQALTLAAAPSRLQIGQKLTRGLGAGGNPAIGQKAAEESRDEIATALEGADLVFITAGMGGGTGTGAAPIVAEVAKEMGALTVGVVTRPFIFEGRRRTSQAEQGIEGLKSRVDTLIIIPNNKLLEVIPEQTPMQEAFRYADDVLRQGVQGISDIITIPGLINVDFADVRAVMADAGSALMGIGIGSGKSRAREAAIAAISSPLLESSIEGARGVVFNITGGSDLTLHEVNAAAETIYEVVDPNANIIFGAVIDDRLQGEVRLTVIATGFTGEVQTAQQPNVTQNRVVQPPQSRRPMPQPPAANPPTQVPEPKEKSILDIPDFLRNRRPPRN, from the coding sequence ATGACACTTGATAATAACCAAGGGCTTACCTATAGAAACTCTCAGTCTCCAGGACAGTCTGCTTTCTCGCTGGCAGTAAACTCTGCTAATCCCTTTAATCACTCAGGGTTGAACTTTGGGCAAAACAATGACAGCAAGAAGATTCCTAACGAAGATACCCGAATCGGTGATATTGTTCCAGGCCGAGTTGCCAATATCAAAGTGATTGGTGTTGGTGGTGGTGGTAGCAATGCCGTTAATCGCATGATCGCTTCTGATGTTTCTGGAGTAGAGTTTTGGTCTATTAACACCGATGCCCAAGCTTTAACTCTGGCAGCAGCTCCGAGTCGCTTACAAATTGGGCAGAAACTTACTCGTGGTTTAGGAGCAGGTGGTAATCCTGCTATCGGGCAAAAAGCTGCTGAGGAGTCGCGCGATGAGATTGCAACCGCTTTAGAAGGTGCAGACTTAGTTTTTATCACTGCTGGCATGGGGGGTGGAACTGGAACTGGTGCAGCACCAATTGTGGCGGAAGTAGCAAAAGAAATGGGTGCTCTCACTGTTGGTGTGGTAACACGTCCATTTATTTTTGAAGGACGTCGTCGCACTAGTCAAGCAGAGCAAGGTATTGAAGGGCTGAAAAGTCGTGTAGATACATTGATTATTATCCCTAACAACAAGCTTTTAGAAGTGATCCCAGAACAAACACCCATGCAGGAGGCTTTTCGTTACGCAGATGATGTGCTGCGGCAAGGTGTGCAAGGCATCTCTGATATCATCACGATCCCCGGTTTGATCAACGTTGACTTTGCAGATGTACGAGCAGTGATGGCAGATGCGGGATCGGCTCTGATGGGGATCGGAATTGGTTCTGGAAAATCGAGAGCTAGGGAAGCAGCGATCGCTGCGATATCTTCACCATTACTTGAAAGTTCAATTGAGGGAGCCAGAGGTGTCGTCTTTAATATTACTGGTGGTAGTGACTTGACTCTTCATGAGGTAAACGCAGCAGCAGAAACCATCTATGAAGTTGTTGATCCGAACGCCAATATTATCTTTGGAGCAGTGATTGACGATAGGCTTCAAGGCGAAGTTAGACTGACTGTCATTGCGACTGGATTTACAGGTGAAGTGCAAACAGCACAACAACCAAACGTCACCCAAAATCGGGTAGTACAACCCCCACAATCAAGACGCCCAATGCCACAACCTCCAGCAGCTAATCCTCCTACTCAAGTTCCAGAGCCGAAAGAAAAATCAATTTTGGATATTCCTGACTTTTTGCGAAATCGACGACCGCCACGCAATTAA